In Solimonas sp. K1W22B-7, the DNA window CCGCGTGGTGCCGCCGGCCCAGGAAACCGAGAAGAACGACGAGAAGGCCGAGCCCAAGCCGCAGATCCTGCTGCTGCCCAGCGGCGAGGTCAGTGCCTTCCGCATGGTGGTGGGCGCCGGCGGCAGCCCGACCCGCTACACGGTCGAGGCCGACGCGATGGGCAAGTTCCGCTTCCAGAACGGCGAGGAGAAGCGCAAGTGATCCGGCCGACCCGCATGCGCGGCTTCACGCTGATCGAGATGCTGGTGGCCGTGGCGGTGGTGGCCATCGCCATGGGCGCAATCATCACCGGGCTGGCACGCTACGCCGACAACGCCGCGCGCCTGCGCGAGAAGACCGTGGCGCTGTGGGTGGCGCACAACCGCCTCACCGAACTGGAACTGCAGCGCGCCTGGCCCGACATCGGCAAGTCCGACGGCGAGGTCATGATGGCCGGGGTGAAGTGGAAATGGTTCGTCGAGATCAAGGCGACGCCGGACCCGCACCTGCGCCGCGCCGACATCCGCGTGCAGCCGCTCAAGCGCAAGGACGACGTCATGTCGCTGTCGGCCTTCTTCGCCGACACGGGACGCACGTGAGGACGGCGCGCGGCTTCACCCTGCTGGAACTGCTGGTCGTCATGGCGATCTTCGCGGTGTTCGCGCTGCTGGCCTACGGCGGCCTCGACACCGTGCTGAAGAGCCGCGCCCAGGTCGAGGAGGCGATGGAGCACACCGCTGCCGTGCAGAAGGCCTACGTCAAGCTGCGCGACGACTTCCAGCAGGTGCGCAACAGGCCGGTGCGCGACGGCTTCGGCGACCTGCAGCCGCCGCTGCGGGTCACCCGCGACGCCCGCGTGGAACTGACCCGCGGCGGCTGGCGCAATCCGCTGCTGCTGCCGCGGCCCGGCCTGGAGCGCGTCAGCTACCGCCTCGACGGCAAGCAGCTCAAGCGCGAAAGCTTTCGCGTGCTGGACCAGGCGCAGGACTCCAAGGTGGTGGAGCTGGTGCTGTTCGACGACGTGCGCGAACTGCGGTGGCGCTTCCTCGACGAAAAAAACCGCGAGTGGCACGAGACCTGGCCGCCGACCAGCGCCAGCAATGCCCCCAATGGCGCCACGCCGGTGCCGCTGGCGGTGGAGATCAAGCTCGACAGCAAGCAATGGGGCGAGCTGACCTTCCTGTTCCGCCTGGGCCTGAAAGAGGTGCCCACGACACCCGCAGGCACGCCGAACCCCGGCGCGGGCGGCAGCAACAAGCCGGGCCAGGACACCAACAACGCCCCGTCCGGCGGCGCGTCGGAGTCCTGACCGTGAAACGGCAGAACGGCGTTGCCCTGATCACCGCGATCCTGGTCGTGGCCCTGGCCACGGTCGCCGCCACGGCGATCATCACCGCCGCCAACATCGCCGTGCACCGCAGCGCCAACCTGCAGGACTCAGAGCGCGCCTGGTGGTATGCCGACGGCATCGAGGCCTGGCTGCTGACGATCCTCGAGCGCGACAGCAACGACAACCAGTACGACGGCCTCGGCGACATCTGGGCCAAGCCGGTGGACTACCTGCCGATCGACGAAGGTGGCGCGCGCGGCCAGGTCAGCGACCTGCAGGGGCGCTTCAACCTCAACAACCTCGCCCTGCCCGCCGGGCAGGCCTACGACCGGCAGCTGGAAGTGTTCCTGCGCCTGCTGCAAGGCATCGAGGGCATCGAATCCTTCCAGGCCACGGCCATCGCCAGCGCCATTCGCGACTGGGTGGACGCCGACTCCGAACCCACCGGCTTCGAAGGCGGCGAGGACAGCGAGTACCTCGGATTCAACCCGCCCTACCGCGTGCCCAACCGCCCGATGGAAAGCGTCACCGAGCTGCTGGCGGTCAAGGGCGTCACGCGCGAGATCTACGCCAAGCTCCGGCCCTACGTCACCGCCCTGCCGCAGATCGGCACCGCGATCAACGTCAACACCGCGCCGGACGCGGTGCTGTTCGCGCTGGCCAAGCAGCCCGGCCCGGCACAGGCCAGGTTCCTGGAGAGCCGGCTCAAGAAACCGGCCGAAAACAAGAGCGACCTGACCTCCGGCGCCGACGCCGTGTTCGGGGCCGGCGACGCCCACCCCGACATGTACGACATCAAGAGCAGCTTCTTCATGCTGCGGGCCGAGATCTTCGTAGGCAGCGGTCGGCTGGCGCTGTATAGTTTCTACTACAGGCCCCCGGGGCAAGGGGGCAGCGCGCCCTATGTCTACGGGCGCAGCATCGATTCCGAATAAGACCAGGCCACCTTGCGTAATACGCTCTATATCCGCCTGCGTGCCACCGACCTGGGCACGGACACGGCCTATTGCATCGCCTCGCCGCAGGCCGTGGCCTCGTTCCCGGTCCAGCACGCGCCGCTGGAGACGATCCTGCTGAAGGCCTCCGGCCATCGCCTGGTGGTGCTGGTGCCGGCCGCCGACGTGCGCATGGCCACGGTGGACCTGCCGGCGCGCCAGGCCGCCAAGGTCCTGCAGGCCGCGCCCTACGCGCTGGAAGACCAGCTGGCGGACGACGTCGACACCCTGCACTTCGCCATCGGCCCGCGCCAGAAGGACGGCCGCTGGCCGGTGGCGGTGGTGTCGCGCGCCAGGATGAACGAGTGGCTGCGCCCCTTCACCGAACGCGGCCTGGCGCCGGACGTGCTGCTGCCCGATGCCCTGTGCCTGCCGCCGGCCGAGGGCCCGCGCTGGAGCGCACTGGCCGAACGCGACCAGGTGCTGGTGCGCAACGGCGCGTTCTCGGCCTTCGCCTGCAGCCCGGAAGACCTTGAATTGATGCTGCAGCTGGCCGACAGCGACAAGAAGGCGACGCTGCGCATCACCGTGCCGCGCGACGTCTCGCCGGATTTCACCCGCCTGGCCTGGCCGGTGGAGCTGCTGCCCGGATTCATCTCGCCGCTGGAAGCGCTGCTGCAGAGCCAGCGCCCCGAGACCGGCATCAACCTGCTGCAGGGCCGCTACTCCCAGCGCGAGGACCTGCAGCGCCTGTGGCAGCCCTGGAAGATCACTGCCGCGCTGCTGGCGATCTGGATCGGCTTCGCCGCGATCCTGCATGGTGTCGCCGCCTGGCAGCTGCGCAAGCAGGTGCAACAGCAGGAAGACGCCAACATCCAGCGCTACCAGCAGCTGTTCCCGAGCGAGGCGCGCATCCTTTCCGACTTCGCCGGTCAGGTCGAAGCACAGTTCGCCGTGCTCAAGGGCGGCAAGACCGGCGGCGGCCTGCTGCCGCTGATGCAGGTGCTGGCCGATGCGCTGACCGCCGCGCCGGGCCTGACGCTGCAGGCCGTGCAATACCGCGAGGGCGCGCTCTACGCCTCGCTCAGCGGCAGCGACCTGCGCCAGCTCGAAACCCTCAAGGCCTGGTTTGCCTCGCCGCGCGCCGCCAGCCTGGAAGTGCAGTCCGCCAACTCCGGCAGCGAAGGCGCGCAGATCCGCATCAAGCTGAGTCCTGACGCATGAACGCCGCCATCGCCCGCCTCAAGGAATGGTTTGCCCAGCTGGCCCCGCGCGAACGCTGGATGGTGCTGTTCTGCGCCGTCGTGGTGGCCGTGGCCGTGCTCTACGGCGGCATCTGGCGTTCGCTGGTCAAGATGCAGCAGCAGCGCGAAGAAGCCCTGGCTGCTGCGCGCAGCGTCGCCACGCGCATCGAGGAACTGGCCTCGCTGGCCCAGGCCAGCCAGGGCCGAGGCGCTGCGGTGAACCGCAGCGCCTCCATCCTCAGCGTGGTCGACCAGGGCGCACGCGTCACGCTCGGCAAGCAGCCGACGCGCATCCAGCCCGAGGGTGACCGCGAAGTGAAGGTCTGGGTCGAGGACGTGCCCTTCGACAGCCTGCTGCGCTGGATGCAGGAGCTGGAACTGCGCTACGGCATCCACGCGCAGGCGGCAGAACTCGAGAAGCAGCCCACGCCCGGCATGGTCAGCGCACAACTCTCCCTGGTCCGTTGATGAACATCCGCAGCCTCCTGCTGGTCGGCCTGGCCTTCCTTGCGATCGCCCTGTTCGTACAGGCGCCGGCCGCCAGCGTCTATGCCTGGCTCAAACCCAAGGACCGGCCGCTGCCGGTCGAGCTGTTCGGCCTCGAGGGCCGGGTGATTGAAGGCCGCAGCAGCGGCGTCGTGCGCAACGGCAACACCCTGGTCTCGAACCTGAACTGGGAACTGCATCCGCTGCAGCTGCTGATCGGCCGGGCCGCCCTGAGCCTGCATTCCGAGCACGAGCCGGTGCTGCTGGATGGCGGCGTTTCGGTCAGCCCGCTGGGCACCCTGCGCGTGAAGTCCCTGCGCGCCAGCGGCGGCCTGCGGGCACTGGCGGCAGCCGCCGGCTACCCCTTCGTGCCGGTGGAGGGCCAGGTCGGCCTGGACCTGGCGCAGCTGCGCATGGCCAAGGGCCAGATCCAGCTCGCCGAAGGGTCCGCGCAGCTGCAGGGCCTGGCCTGGGCGCTGGGCGCGCAGCCCACGCCGCTGGGCGACTTCCGCGCCGACGTCACCACCGAAGACGGCAGCATCGTCGTGCAGCTGGCCTCGGTTTCCGGGCCGCTGGAACTCAGCGGCGAAGCCCGCCTGGCGCCGGACCAGAACTACGAACTCAATGTGCGCATGCGCCCCAAGCCCGGCGCGCCGCCGATGCTGCCGAACCTGCTGATGCAGCTCGGTGCTCCGGACGCCCAGGGCTACTACACGCTGCGCCGCCAGGGCCTGATGCCGGGCGCGCAGCCGCCGGTGCCCGCGCCGTGAGCGGTGGCTGGACGCCGCACGTCGTGGTCGCCTGCGTGGTCGAACGCGACGGCCGCTTCCTGCTGGTGGAAGAGCGCATCGAGGGCGAGCTGCGCATGAACCAGCCGGCTGGCCATTGGGAACAGGGCGAGACCCTGGTCGCGGGCGCCATCCGCGAGACCCTGGAGGAAAGCGGCTGGGACGTCGAGCCGACCCATGTCCTGGGCCTCTATCACTACGACCCCGCCGAGCTCGAGTACGGCTTCCT includes these proteins:
- the gspI gene encoding type II secretion system minor pseudopilin GspI translates to MIRPTRMRGFTLIEMLVAVAVVAIAMGAIITGLARYADNAARLREKTVALWVAHNRLTELELQRAWPDIGKSDGEVMMAGVKWKWFVEIKATPDPHLRRADIRVQPLKRKDDVMSLSAFFADTGRT
- the gspJ gene encoding type II secretion system minor pseudopilin GspJ; translation: MRTARGFTLLELLVVMAIFAVFALLAYGGLDTVLKSRAQVEEAMEHTAAVQKAYVKLRDDFQQVRNRPVRDGFGDLQPPLRVTRDARVELTRGGWRNPLLLPRPGLERVSYRLDGKQLKRESFRVLDQAQDSKVVELVLFDDVRELRWRFLDEKNREWHETWPPTSASNAPNGATPVPLAVEIKLDSKQWGELTFLFRLGLKEVPTTPAGTPNPGAGGSNKPGQDTNNAPSGGASES
- the gspK gene encoding type II secretion system minor pseudopilin GspK, translated to MKRQNGVALITAILVVALATVAATAIITAANIAVHRSANLQDSERAWWYADGIEAWLLTILERDSNDNQYDGLGDIWAKPVDYLPIDEGGARGQVSDLQGRFNLNNLALPAGQAYDRQLEVFLRLLQGIEGIESFQATAIASAIRDWVDADSEPTGFEGGEDSEYLGFNPPYRVPNRPMESVTELLAVKGVTREIYAKLRPYVTALPQIGTAINVNTAPDAVLFALAKQPGPAQARFLESRLKKPAENKSDLTSGADAVFGAGDAHPDMYDIKSSFFMLRAEIFVGSGRLALYSFYYRPPGQGGSAPYVYGRSIDSE
- the gspL gene encoding type II secretion system protein GspL, with translation MRNTLYIRLRATDLGTDTAYCIASPQAVASFPVQHAPLETILLKASGHRLVVLVPAADVRMATVDLPARQAAKVLQAAPYALEDQLADDVDTLHFAIGPRQKDGRWPVAVVSRARMNEWLRPFTERGLAPDVLLPDALCLPPAEGPRWSALAERDQVLVRNGAFSAFACSPEDLELMLQLADSDKKATLRITVPRDVSPDFTRLAWPVELLPGFISPLEALLQSQRPETGINLLQGRYSQREDLQRLWQPWKITAALLAIWIGFAAILHGVAAWQLRKQVQQQEDANIQRYQQLFPSEARILSDFAGQVEAQFAVLKGGKTGGGLLPLMQVLADALTAAPGLTLQAVQYREGALYASLSGSDLRQLETLKAWFASPRAASLEVQSANSGSEGAQIRIKLSPDA
- the gspM gene encoding type II secretion system protein GspM, whose product is MNAAIARLKEWFAQLAPRERWMVLFCAVVVAVAVLYGGIWRSLVKMQQQREEALAAARSVATRIEELASLAQASQGRGAAVNRSASILSVVDQGARVTLGKQPTRIQPEGDREVKVWVEDVPFDSLLRWMQELELRYGIHAQAAELEKQPTPGMVSAQLSLVR
- a CDS encoding type II secretion system protein N, with the protein product MNIRSLLLVGLAFLAIALFVQAPAASVYAWLKPKDRPLPVELFGLEGRVIEGRSSGVVRNGNTLVSNLNWELHPLQLLIGRAALSLHSEHEPVLLDGGVSVSPLGTLRVKSLRASGGLRALAAAAGYPFVPVEGQVGLDLAQLRMAKGQIQLAEGSAQLQGLAWALGAQPTPLGDFRADVTTEDGSIVVQLASVSGPLELSGEARLAPDQNYELNVRMRPKPGAPPMLPNLLMQLGAPDAQGYYTLRRQGLMPGAQPPVPAP
- a CDS encoding NUDIX hydrolase, with protein sequence MSGGWTPHVVVACVVERDGRFLLVEERIEGELRMNQPAGHWEQGETLVAGAIRETLEESGWDVEPTHVLGLYHYDPAELEYGFLRIAFVATALRERPGHPLDEGIERPVWLTRDEVAAAVALHRSPMVLRCIDDYLAGQRFPLSMLNHLNER